The following proteins come from a genomic window of Canis lupus familiaris isolate Mischka breed German Shepherd chromosome 31, alternate assembly UU_Cfam_GSD_1.0, whole genome shotgun sequence:
- the LOC111093552 gene encoding keratin-associated protein 21-1-like, with translation MCCNYGNSCGYGCGCGYGYGCGPYSGCGYRTGYGCGYGSDYGCGCGYGSGYGCGCGYGSGWGCGRGFSSGCGYGSGCWGYRPLCYRRCYSSCC, from the coding sequence ATGTGTTGCAACTACGGGAACTCCTGTGGCTATGGCTGCGGATGCGGCTATGGCTATGGATGCGGCCCCTATTCTGGCTGTGGTTATAGAACTGGCTATGGCTGTGGCTATGGCTCAGActatggctgtggctgtggctatGGCTCAGGTTATGGTTGTGGCTGTGGCTATGGCTCAGGATGGGGCTGTGGAAGAGGCTTCAGCTCTGGGTGTGGATATGGCTCTGGCTGCTGGGGCTACCGACCCCTTTGCTACAGAAGATGTTATTCTTCTTGCTGCTAG
- the LOC102151849 gene encoding keratin-associated protein 6-2: MCCNYYGNSCGGCGYGCGYGSHYGCGYGSGCGSGCGYGCGSGCGYGSSCGYGCGYGSRYGCGYGSGCGSGCGYGCGSGCGYGSSCGYGCGYGSRYGCGYGSSCGYGCGSGSGYGSGCGYSCGYGSGCGYGCGYGSGCGYSSRYGCGYGSGCCGY; the protein is encoded by the coding sequence ATGTGTTGTAACTACTACGGAAACTCCTGCGGTGGCTGTGGCTATGGCTGTGGCTATGGCTCCCACTATGGCTGTGGCTATGGCTCTGGCTGTGGCTCTGGTTGTGGATATGGCTGTGGCTCTGGCTGTGGCTATGGCTCTAGCTGTGGCTATGGCTGTGGCTATGGCTCCCGCTATGGCTGTGGCTATGGCTCTGGCTGTGGCTCTGGTTGTGGATATGGCTGTGGCTCTGGCTGTGGCTATGGCTCTAGCTGTGGCTATGGCTGTGGCTATGGCTCCCGCTATGGCTGTGGCTATGGCTCTAGCTGTGGCTATGGctgtggctctggctctggctatGGCTCTGGCTGTGGATACAGCTGTGGCTATGGCTCTGGCTGTGGCTATGGCTGTGGCTATGGCTCTGGCTGTGGATACAGCTCCCGCTATGGCTGTGGCTATGGCTCTGGATGCTGTGGCTACTAA
- the LOC111093544 gene encoding keratin-associated protein 21-2-like, translated as MCCNYGNSCGYGCGCGYGYGCGPYSGCGYRTGYGCGYGSGYGCGCGYGSGYGCGCGYGSGWGCGRGSSYGCGYGSGCWGYRPLCYRRCYSSCC; from the coding sequence ATGTGTTGCAACTACGGGAACTCCTGTGGCTATGGCTGCGGATGTGGCTATGGCTATGGATGTGGCCCCTATTCTGGCTGTGGTTATAGAACTGGCTATGGCTGTGGCTATGGCTCAGGttatggctgtggctgtggctatggctcaggttatggctgtggctgtggctatGGCTCAGGATGGGGCTGTGGAAGAGGCTCCAGCTATGGATGTGGATATGGCTCTGGCTGCTGGGGCTACCGGCCCCTTTGCTACAGAAGATGTTATTCTTCTTGCTGTTAG
- the LOC119867015 gene encoding keratin-associated protein 6-2-like, which yields MCCNYGTSYGYGCGCGYGYGCGPYSGCGYRTGYGCGYGSGYGCGCGYGSGYGCGCGYGSGYGCGCGYGSGYGCGCGYGSGWGCGRGSSYGCGYGSGCWGYQPLCYRRCYSSCC from the coding sequence ATGTGTTGCAACTACGGGACCTCCTATGGCTATGGCTGCGGATGCGGCTATGGCTATGGATGTGGCCCCTATTCTGGCTGTGGTTATAGAACTGGTTATGGCTGTGGCTATGGCTCAGGctatggctgtggctgtggctatggctcaggctatggctgtggctgtggctatggctcaggttatggttgtggctgtggctatggctcaggttatggctgtggctgtggctatGGCTCAGGATGGGGCTGTGGAAGAGGCTCCAGCTATGGATGTGGATATGGCTCTGGATGCTGGGGCTACCAGCCCCTTTGCTACAGAAGATGTTATTCTTCTTGCTGCTAG